The genomic region CGTGGCACCTCTGCACCTCCCGGGCGCGGTAGGGTGGACGCTCCCATAAGGCGGCTGGCCGCCACAACCGCAGCCCGGACGTGGCGCTGCATATGGGCCAGGCGTGGTAGAACTCGGGCGCTCGGCCCCGAGATGCCCACGGCCGCAACGACCCGGCCGTCAGCGTCACACACGGGGCCGGCCACGCAGGCCACCCCCAGCTCGTGTTCTTCCCGGTCCACCGCGTATCCGGCCTCCCGCACCGCCGCCAGGGCCCCCCGTAGCTCCGCCGCCGTGGTGATGGTGTACGGGGTGAAGCGCCGCAGGCGCAACCGTCGGAGCAGGTCCTCCTGATCGGGCGCATATGCCAGCAGCACTTTGCCCACCGCGGTGCAGTGCAGCGGCACACGCTGGCCGATCTGCGTGAAGAGCTTGGTGATGTTCACGCTGACGATGTGGTCGATGTAGACCGCCTCGGTGTCGTGCAGGATCACGAGGTTGGCCGTCTCCCGCGAGCGCGCCGCGAGGGTAGCCAGCACGGGCCGCAGCCGGTCCCGCAGATCCGCTGCGGCCAGAAAGGCGTTCCCGACGCGGAAGGCCTGGATGCCCACGCGGTAGCGCCCTCCCGCGCTTTCCTGCTCCACGAAACCGCGGGCGCGTAGCGTGGCCAGCAGGCGATAGGTGGTGCTGGCATGCAGGCCGACCAGCTGGCTGACCTCCCGCAGGCCCAGGGGATGCCCGTGGTCAGCCACCACCTGCAGAATGCGCAGGGCGCGGTCGGCCGACTGGATCGGTCCGCTCACCCCGACACCTCCTCCTCGTCCCCGGGGGCGAGAGGGACGGGTGA from Armatimonadota bacterium harbors:
- a CDS encoding IclR family transcriptional regulator; protein product: MSGPIQSADRALRILQVVADHGHPLGLREVSQLVGLHASTTYRLLATLRARGFVEQESAGGRYRVGIQAFRVGNAFLAAADLRDRLRPVLATLAARSRETANLVILHDTEAVYIDHIVSVNITKLFTQIGQRVPLHCTAVGKVLLAYAPDQEDLLRRLRLRRFTPYTITTAAELRGALAAVREAGYAVDREEHELGVACVAGPVCDADGRVVAAVGISGPSARVLPRLAHMQRHVRAAVVAASRLMGASTLPRPGGAEVPR